A single region of the Ictalurus punctatus breed USDA103 chromosome 17, Coco_2.0, whole genome shotgun sequence genome encodes:
- the LOC108278144 gene encoding protein ENL, whose product MVVPEEAEMMPRAGADYSMLSTTALFAFSDHKNSKSHHALKEPNKDRAGVEGKGHEHYKPNREHGEQKDSESKTTSREREREGGKSTLKPSSSSSLRKSTENRGKEEGKNMAKMAFKELKITARESKGGDVRQVDLRAGTKRPSSATESSNPTAKKLKSFNRTKEGGSIAAASRISSITAAPPSAYLEKKRTREKSHWVKMRRELPIVNRRMDSDSTSEDETLSRSVHSVRSNSSSSCSSSSSDSEFGPLQMQSQGPLHFMVEHLLSECSDDDRSSEVETAIKATIQDARLFMDSDSDVEESHPHSQEAPSPIPKLNTKNIKMLEKKKKSSDSCKREKVLKRDKVYTEELVDLHHRLMALRERKILQQIVNLIEKTGHFNVTKTTFDFDLFSLDESTVRKLQNYVQAKRT is encoded by the exons GAGCCAAATAAAGACAGAGCAGGAGTAGAGGGAAAAGGCCATGAACACTACAAACCAAATAGAGAGCACGGAGAACAAAAAGACTCTGAGAGCAAGACTacttccagagagagagagcgtgaagGAGGGAAGTCCACATTGAAACCGTCATCTTCCTCGTCGTTGAGGAAAAGCACAGAGAACCGGGGGAAGGAGGAGGGAAAAAATATGGCGAAAATGGCCTTTAAAGAACTCAAAATCACCGCAAGAGAGTCCAAAGGTGGAGATGTAAGGCAGGTGGATTTACGAGCTGGGACCAAACGCCCTTCATCCGCTACAGAGTCATCGAATCCGACCGCCAAAAAACTGAAGAG CTTCAACAGAACTAAAGAAGGAGGCTCTATCGCCGCCGCCTCCCGGATCTCCTCAATTACTGCTGCTCCTCCCTCCGCCTACCTGGAGAAGAAAAGGACGAGAGAAAAAAGCCACTGGGTAAAAATGAGACGTGAGCTTCCAATAGTGAATAGACGGATGGATTCAGATTCCACTTCGGAAGACGAGACTTTGTCTAGATCCGTG CATTCAGTGCGGTCCAATTCATCCAGTTCCTGCTCCTCTTCCAGCTCTGACTCTGAGTTTGGGCCCTTGCAGATGCAAAGCCAAG GACCTTTACACTTCATGGTGGAACATCTGCTTTCAGAATGCTCTGATGATGACAGAAGCTCAGAGGTGGAGACGGCCATAAAGGCCACAATCCAGGACGCACG CTTGTTCATGGACAGTGACAGTGATGTTGAAGAGTCTCACCCGCACAGCCAGGAGGCGCCGTCACCCATACCCAAACTCAATACAAAGAATATTAAG atgttggagaagaaaaagaaatcctCAGATTCCTGCAAAAGGGAAAAGGTTCTCAAGAGGGACAAG GTTTACACAGAGGAGCTGGTGGACCTCCATCACAGACTAATGGCTCTGAGAGAAAGGAAGATCTTACAACAG atCGTAAACCTTATTGAAAAGACCGGacacttcaacgtcaccaaaaCCACGTTTGACTTCGACCTTTTCTCCTTGGATGAATCCACTGTGCGTAAACTACAGAACTACGTGCAGGCCAAGAGGACATGA